tggtgtaaatcagcaaCCCCAAACGCCCCGCGTGGATAAAGCAGTTGCTGGAGGCAATATTAAGCAGCTGGTTTTCCAGGCTTTTGCTCTGCTGCCATCAGAAACTGCTGCCAGGTCCCCCCAAGGTGATGGACTGGGCTCCCCCTACAAACACCCCCTGTACCCCCAGCCCCTTTGGTTCCTGCAGGCTGCTGTTGATTTGGGAAGGGGTGCAGATGCTCTGAGGTAAAAACCCAACCCAGGAACAAGGAGCGGtgtgtgctggtgcctgggcaGCTCCCGAGCACGGGGAGGAGCGTGGTCCTCGGCCAGTTTGTAGGTGCATCCCACAGAcatccttccctgctgcttttgATGAGCATGGAGACATGGCGTGGGCTCGGGCGCTTGTAGTCCTGTCCCTCTCGCGCCTGGCCTGCCTGTTGCTgccacagggaaggaggaggaggatgggctGTGTCACCTGTCCTGAGGGCTGATGGCAGAAAGGTCAGAGCTGGTCCCAGATGCCAACAGGCACTTGCGTTGGAGCTGACCAGCTGCACATCCGCGGGGGTTTGGGGCgttctccctctctgcagagcccaCTCCTCcatgctgccctgctgccagcattCACGGGAGACCAGCACAAGCATGGCTGGCCTCTTGCTATCTCAGAAGAAGGGTCAGGTCTGCCTCCCTCTGAGCCCTTTTTTCCCTGGGCGGAGCTGGGTTTCACCGCATGTCTCAGCCCAGCCTTGCCCAAGCAAGTACCGGCTGTGGTGGGCACCCCTGGGTGCAGCTCCCGAACCTGGGTGCTGCTCTCAGGGGACATGGCTTTGGGGAAGGAAAGCCGGTGCCACCCTTCCAGCCTGGACAGAACCGCATGTGACAGGCAACACCGACATCTAGTGACAGCCTTGGGGTCCTCGGCCAGCTGGGCATGCAGGGGGATCCCCTCGGTCAGGGGTCCCCGgtcctggagcctctggcaggaTTTGCATCTCCGCAGGGAGGAGGTTTGGCTGTGGGAGGTCCCACTGAAGGTATGCGTGTCCCTTTGCTGCCCTGGGGTGTAGGagaggatggggaagggggtggaGTGGGGTCTTCTTGCCTCTCCTCTTGCCTAGCTTCTGCAAGAGCCCTGGCTGGAGTTGGGGGGCTGCCtttggccagggctgggggccagGGCTGTTTGGGGAAGGCCAGTGGGGGAAcccacctcctgctccccacGAAGTACCCGTGGGCTCTGCCTCCCCCAGCTGGCACCAACCCAGAGCCAAGCAAGCCCCCACTGTGCTGAGGAGAGGCCTGTGGGCTGGGAAATGGCATTTTCTGTGCAATCCCTGATCTGTAAAAATCCTGCCCATGTgaagttttaggtttttttaaagcatcctCCAGTTTAGCTGTTAAAAACGAGCAGGGCTGAAGACTGGAGAACATGAAAGCATCTGGAAAATAACGACCAGAAGTGCTGTGCAGGAGGCACCGccatcccttccctctctcaCCTGTCACTTTGCCatgtgtattttcttccttctataAATGTCCTTGCATGGACCCCATCTGGGATGTGCTGGAGCGGCAGCTCCTCGGTGCGGGGAAGGCGGCGTACGCACATGTCGTGTCTGGTACAACCACTAGACGGCAAATCCAGCCTGGATTATGTCTGCAGAAAGCTCTGGTCTGCAGGAGGGGAGGTCACAGTGCTCAGAGCAGCCCAGATGCTCAGACCCTGGTCTCTGCATTCGGGATTCCTCAGACACGTTTTGTGCAGTTACGGAAAGGGCTTTATTCGTCGGTACGATAGCTACGGTTCATGCGTCAGTGATAGTacaggtttttttgggtttttgtttctaTAGTGTTAGCATGCAGTTTAAATGCGGAGGGTCTGGATGACCTCTTCAGCTTTGCAGGTCATCTCCAAAGCTCAGCTTTCCCTTTGGTTTTCAAACTAAACCACCCAAGGAACCAAGTTGGGTGGTTTTGGCTTTTGGCAAATTCAAATGTGCTGCGGATGCACGTCActgcgattttttttttcctcttttctttttttttttttaaaccggGAGACCCTGGTtgcctgggcagggagggagctcGGAGCCAAGCCGGTGGGTGGGATGGAGCTGGGCGTGCGGgggctccccaggcagccagggGTGACGGCACCGGGAACTGCCCCATCCCTCGCCCCTGGTCCTGCCCCGAACCAGTGGTCTAGGACGAAGATGCGAGACGCCCCTCGGCCACGGCCCGTGCCCAGGCTGTTTCTCAGGGTGTTTCTCTCTAACCTAAGCAGCTGACAGCCGCTCGGCAGTGGCAGGAAAGGTTTATCTCCTGTTAGTCCCATCTCTGGAGCAGGAGGCTGgtggaaggggggaaaaatggaGGGGGTTTGGTCTTGCCCATCCTAGACTGAGGGATGATGGCAGCCAAGAAACCTTTAACCCTTTACTCATGTAGCTCCCAACCTCCCAGATGCTCCTCCCAGTGACTGCTGGCACCTGGCCCAGGGTGAGTCATTTTAGATCTGCTGGTTCTGCAGGACCCACACGTGAAACCCTCCCAGCTGGGGTCAGGTGCTCGGTGCCATGTTTTGGAGGTGGGATGagctctccccccacccctgctgcATCCCACCCAAACCAGAGGAGAAGGTGAATGGGGGTGCAGCGGTTCAGGGGGTGGCTGTGATGGGGTCGGAGGGGGAACCGTGCTGGGACCTGTCCCACCCTgtgtggctggagagctgggaatAGGGAGCATTTGGGGACGAATGGATCCTGCCCACCTGCGTGGGCTGGTGTTGGAGTACCCTTATTGCACTACTGCGGAAGCCAAGTCAAACTGTCAAGCTGCATTAAAATGGGAGTGAGTGTCTCCCCAGGAACGGGGGAGCAAAGTCCTGAGGATGGGGAGGGCGCCGGGCGGGGGCCAGGCTAGATCTCGATGATGGTGGCACGCCGCAGGCACAGCGGGGCGTCGGGGGGCACCGCGTTTCGCTTGATCTCGTTCCCGTCAAGCCGCAGGACCTGGAGCCTGGAGTAGTTCATGACGTCCACCACGGTGCAGAAGCTGCTGATGGAGAACTCTGCAGGGGGAGAGGAGACAGAGCTGAGCGCCGGCTTCGGCCCTGGCTCTATCTAACCTTCGTGATGCGACTGATCTTTGGGGGAGCAATGTAGGACATGTCAAAGGGGGTCTGCTCTGGAGATGAGTCTGTGGGTACCAACCTCTAAGAGCTGGCTTATGTTAAAATgggcggggaaaaaaaggaaacacccCCAAATCACCAATTATTCCTGCAAATTTGGACTTGACACCTTTGGCTATTAAGCTGAAAGACTAACTCATGCTGTCAGAAGGAGCCTGTGGGTTTGTTCCAGGGTTTGGAAGTGGTGGCAGCGCATGCCCTCGGCTGCCTTTGCCCAGCTTGGCTGGAGCGCTTGTAGGGAAAAATCTGGGTGGAGACAGATGAAACATTGCTTTTTGTTGGGAATTGTCTGTGCAGCCTCCTTTGTGAGGCTTCAAACGCTGCAGCCTCCAGCCCCTGGCTCCCCCGGCCACTGCGGGACTACCCGGGCGGTGTGTCCGGGAGGGAGGACATCCCCGACCCCACTCCATGCCTGCAGACACATCCCCTCTCCGTTCATCTGCCACccgctgctgccagcaccaggCAGGGAAACTCGTGGCCAGCCCGGGCTGGGTTTGGAGGAGGGAGATGGAACAAACTCCAAAAAATTTTGTGCAGGATTTGGGAGAGAAGCGACCAACTAGAGGGCAGCAAAGCTCCAGGCCgggatgctgctggggaaggcagtggggtgctggggggaccCCCGTGCCCACAGGCTGGGGGCTTGGGGGGCTGCAAGCCCTGCAGTGTGCGGGAAGGCAAGTGGGGACCTGCCGGTGTCGCTGGAGGGGCAGGACCCCGGCCCTGATGTCCCATGGGTGGGATGTGCCCCCCAAAGAGGTTGGTGCTGGATGCCTGGCCCCACAGCCCCTTGCTCCTGGAGATGTTTTAAAGGTCAGCGGCAAAATCTGCGGCTGGAGGAAAAATTGCTGTAAAGCCTGAACGGCTCCGCGGTGGTTTCGTGGCATTTGTGGGTAGACGTTAACAGCTACaaattttgaaagcaaacatttgggaatctgttcttgtttttgtgtttctgcCTGTTCCCCGGTGCGGGGTTGTGTGTTTCCTCTGCAACAGCCGATGGCTGCACTGACACATCCCTATCCCCATCCCAGGCTTGCTCGGAGGGTCCTGCCCTCAGGGCCTGGCAGGTGAGAGCAGCAAGCCTGGATTTTTCCAGGAGATTGcttggggtatttttttcctagcttatttttataaatagcAGCCCCAGAACAATctgttccttttatttatttgtgtattaAGTCGAGTGAATTTTGGTCCTGGCAGAAGATGCTGCGTTGATGGCTCTAAGAACTAAAAGCTCCCATctgtcccagccccagcaagGATTTGGccctctgctgcagagcacGACCTTTGGGGGGCTTTGGGGCCATGGCCTGTGCCCGACTGTGCCAGTGTCCTGCGAGGTGATGAGGGAGGTGGGCAGAAGGGGCTGGAgaaaggggctgtgctggccCCGAGCACTGCAGACGCTGGGCACCGCAGGCTATGTCCCCGTCCCTGCTATTAGCACCGCCCAGGGTGATGCATGTTTCCACGTGCAGTGACAGTGGCTGTGGGGACCTCCTACCCCTGTCCACTCTGTCGATGACCCCTCAGCCTATCCAATGCTGGACTAAAGCTGTAGTCCCCTCCCCAGCTTCTACCGACAGCTGGTTTCTGGCATCTCTAACCAGAAGATACTCAGACTTCTGATAAATGCTCAGTAAAACCAGTGCAATGGCTCTGTGGATCACACAGGAGCGTTCAGAGCCGGGAGCCTCTCAGGTCCAGGTGTGTTGGGACACATCCGGCCCCATTAATGCCTTGAGAGGGCCACCTGGGAGTCTCCCAGAATCCAATTTCCTGCTCAAAGCATTATCCCAGGTAGTCTCCCGCGGGGAGGCACAGGTTCTGCATCCCCATCTCCCCATCCCTCTTGTTGCACCACCACCCCCTGCACCACTGCGCTTTCATTGACGCATTTCTGCTCACCGTTGATTTGGTTCCCTTGAAGGTAGAGGTTCTCGAGGTTGGTGTTGACCCGGGGGATCTTCTGGAGCCTGTTGTAAGAGAGGTCCAGCTcgaggatgctgctgctgttaaaagTGTTGGTAGAGAGACCCTGATTTGTCAGGCTGTTGTGGGACATCCGTACATAGAGCAGCTTGGGAGAGACCTTGAAATAGTCATCAGGGATGGTGTTGATATAGTTGTACTCTAGGTAGAGCTGTTCCAAAGCCATTGGGAGCCCATCAGGGACTTTCCTGAGGTGGTTGTAGCTCAGATCAGCAAGGATCAAGGACTTGAGCCCTTTGAGGGATGCTCCCATCTCAAAAATGTAGTTGTGGCTGAGGTACAGGGCTGTGAGGTTCTCCAGACCCTCCAGAGCATTGGAGGGGACCTTGGTGATCTGATTATAAGACAAGTGGAGCTCTCTGAGGGACCGGGGCAAGGGGCTGGGCATCTTGGTTAGGTTGTTGTTGTTCATATACAGCCTCTCCAGGTTTTTAAGCTTGGCAAAGACCCTCTTGCCCATCTTCTCACTGGTGATCTGGTTGTTGTGCAGCGCGAGCCATTCCAGCTCTGTGGCGTTGTCAAAAGCCCCCTCTTGGATGGCGGTGATCTGGTTGTTCTGGAAGTAGACGTATTTCATCCGGGAAGGCACGAAGGGCAGGTACCTCAGGTTACGGGTGTCACAGTACATGGCGGATGAGAAGTTAGGGGGGCAGTCACACTCTTGGGGACATTGCCAGGAAGGGGCTTGCTGAGGTTCAGGGCCAGGCTCTGCCTCTGTATCTGGAGCTGGGAGGTAAGAGTACACGTACGGGGTGTTCTCATCCTCGTAGTAGGGCATGTAGTTGTAGGAGGACATACGGGACTGCCGCATGTAGTACTGTAACCAAGCCATGTCTTCTTCTTCATTGTACTGGCCCAGGGAGGCTCCGCAGAGCCCAGCGATGATCAGGACGGTGGCCCAACGCATGGTGCTGATGCTGGAGGGACCTGGCTGGGGGAGAAATAGGGGGGAAACCATCAGCAGTGTCAGGTCTGGTGTAAGGGCTACAGGCAGGTGAGCTGCATGCTGTGGCCTGGGAGTGCAGCGGGGTTGGATGTGgttgcagccctgcctggggtTAGCGGCActtggcagcagagctggagaacCAGGGGACCTGAGTGAAtccaacccaaaaaaaaaatgcaactgcAGACACGTTCCCTGTCTGCAGTTACctgatttttcccctttttaccTCAGGCCTGCTAGAAACCTCCATCCCAGTGGATATTTGCTTGCAAAATCTTTACTTATGGGTATTTCTGTTACAGCTGAGTAAGGGATAGAGATATGGGGACATGGTCCGAATTTGTGTAAGGTGATGCAGCTCTGCCCCAAGGTGCCCAGGATTTGCTCATGCTGGCTCTGCGTGGGAGTGAGGAGAAGGGACGCGGCCACTCTCTGGTTAGGCAGAAGACAGTGATAGCTGCGAGAACAGGTTGATGGTGCTCAAGGCATGTTTCGATGGAGCTATATTTATGCTACACTTGCTGGCGACATGATTCGCTGTGGGTTTCATCcagctttcccttcccccacaAAAACGCAGGATGCTCATGCTGCTCGGGACGGATGTAAATCCTGGTAAACAAGTTCTGgcttatttttgaaattaaaccACTTTCAAGCTTAGATTTCCCAAGCTCAGCCCTGACGCAAAACGGGGCAGCATCCACCAGCCCCTCGAGGCCAGCGTGACCAGGGAGAGAAGGAGCCATCACCAGACCAAGTGCTTGGACCCTGCTTGTGAAATCCAGCCTGGTGAGGGCTAACATCCAGAAtagagcagggcagagggctCAGAGCAAGGCAAACCTGTCCCGAGCCCCTTGGTTTGGGCTTCACAGCCACCCCGTGCTGTGCCCAGGGCAGTCTGCTGGCACGCCACGGCGCTGGTGGCAGGAAGAGTCCAGCTACGGCTCTTCATCCTGACTCCTCAACTCAGTGCTAAAGGAGCATGCAGAGCGGCCTGGAGCGAGGCAGCTTGAAATGCCTCCAGGAAATACACGGGGCTGTGCTCTTCGGAGGGGGAGAGGAgttgctcctgcctgctggctCCTATATACGTGGCTGGGAGCGCAGAGCTGCGGGGCGGCTGGTGCATCGCTGCCAGCTCCGCTCCGGCAGCCACGACGTGGGCAATGTGCAAGCACGGGCCAGTGTCCCTCCTCGCCGTGCCAGGGGGTGCCTGTGGGGTCACCCGATGAAACCTCGCTGTGTCCCCACCCCGCAGTGAGGAAGGGATGGCTCGCCTGGCAGACAAAGAGGGCACAGTTTGCTCCGAGGCAGCGGCTGCCCTGCCACCGAGGCACCCTGGCAGGCTGCTTgtgctggaagaaaagaaggattGAGACAGTGGCAGGCAGGCATGGTTCCCTcgctttctctccctccttccctctctgcatGCTTGTACAGGGGCAGATGAGACGTGGTCCTTCAGGATGCTGCGTGCAACAGGGAGCTTGGCAGTTGCAGAGGAgtttcttctcctccctcctgctccagggCACTCTGCCTGCTGAAATACCAGAGCCGCCCTGCTCTGCACAGTGGCTTCTCCACCCATGCAGAGCCACTTGGCAACCCTTTCCCAGGGTGCCCCTTTATGTGGGGCAGGACCGGTCCATGGGGTCCCTCCACCTTTTCTAGCGCCCCCCTTCAACATACTGGTAACCCCAGAGCCTGTCCTCAACAGACACCGCTGCCCCCTGCTTCATTTGAAGGttgctgctcccctccccagtgGGCTTCAGCCCTGGTTTTGGGGTGGGATCTAAGCTGAGAGCGCCGGCCGTGAGATCCCTGTCATCTCCTTGTGCCCATGCTCCTGTGCCAGAGGCTGCTGGGCTAACGGGGGCAGCTCCTCACCCCGAAAGGAAGCAGGTTTTGGAGCAAGGGGCTTCATGGTCCATCATACTTGGCCCattgctgctctgccaggcaggaaaccaccttccccttcccctggaCCCCGGCAGGTGGGACGGgcagggcagtgctgggcagaggggcagcGAGCAGgcactgcccgcacctgggtGTCGATGCCTGTAGGTGCCCAGCTCACGGCCAAGTGGGCAAGGAGCTGCCAGAGGGGCAAAGAGAtgtggggagcaggagagggctTCCCCGCCGGGGCGGCTCGGCAGCGCTGGCTTTCAGGCTGTGCCACCCGTGTCGCTGGCATGTGCTTCGTGTGgcagccgcccgcccgccgAGGCAAGGGTATGGAAATcaggcttcagaaaaaaaaaaaaaaatcataataaatATAGAGACAGACTTACCAAGCTAAGAGCCTCCTTTCCAAAGccttgctgctcttctctggGATCTCCTGTGTGTCGAGCAGCATGTGAGTGTGTCTCCTGATTTGCAAAGGCTGGTGCCCGCCCTAGATCCCAGATCAAATATTGTCCTTGCAGGTCACGGGCTCAGCAGGTTTTTTTGGGGAGTGacctcccagcagcagccagtttGCAGGAGAGACTGAAGAGACCCTAACGCTGCCTGGCGTTATAAAtaacctgctttttctttcctccctctctctctctctctctctctctcccgTCTTTTCTCATAGGAGTGTTGGCACTTTTCAGGCTCTCTCTGTTTAATGAGTTAGTGGAATTGGGgatgttgtttttaaaagggctGTTGTTAGGTCTCCTGCGTTTCTCATCAGGAAGCGATGAGGAGGCCTCTGGCCAGATTAAAAAGTATCTGATTTTGAGGCGCTGAAGATGTGATTCTTAGGGAGAAGTGAGAAAGTATCTTTAACTTTTGCAGTACCAGGGGAAGAGATGTTAGTGCCTGCTCTGACTGTAGCCTGGGCTTCCTTCCCAGGAAGCCTCAGTTTATGCAGCCCTGCTATGAAATATTTAGGGTAAACATTTCCATGAATGATAAGGCTGCAGCATCCAAGGTAAATAAATTGCCTACCAAAGGGCCACTGTGACAGCAGGAATTTGTCTTCAGCTTGGCAGGACAGGGATGCCAAGCTGGCATTTCTGCAGGCTGTGTCCATCCACCCAGGATGGGGGCTTCCCGCCCTGCCCCCGAAGCTGATCCAGGCGTGGGTGCGgggggacggggcaggggaGCGTGTGCCGGGGGTGACCCGCAGTTGGGCAAAGACGCGAGGCTTATCGCCTCCCAGGGCCGGCCTCGCCCTGGGGGAGGGTTCTGCAAAGCAGGGGAGCGGCAGACACTGTCACAGTCCGCCCCAGTCCCCATCCTGGCTCTCTGTGCACTTCAGCTTTGGAAACAGCTCTTCCAGGGCTATCGAAGTATTTCCTCCAGcgaggaaaggaagggaggagcCCCGACCACCCATCTCCATCCAgtgcccagctccagcagcacgCCCAGGTCCTCCCTGGAGCCTGGAATTACTTAGTGAAGTTCAGCAGGTGCCAGACTCCCTCCAGGCttgcttttcccttgctttctATCAAAATTTCCCAGCCAAAACATCCTCTTCCCCTGGGGAGCCTTGCAAAGATCCTTATCGCTCTGGGGTCCTTGTTGTGAGGAGGCGGAATGCGCGGGATGGTTAGTGGCTGGGGTTGCGAGGGACACGCTGTACAGTGGGTACTTTGCCAGAAAGCTGGTCTATTTGGGAAGGAAGAGTGTGCCTGGAAAGCACAGCTCGCTGCACCGCAGCATGGGGCTGGGATTTGCAAGGAGAGAGAGGATTCAGAGAAAGCCTTGCCTTTGAGTGGGAAAAGAGGACAGGGGAGTAGTGCTGCCTAAAAGGAGGTAAAACCCTAGTAAAGCAGGGTGGAGGCTTTAATTTGGCTGGTGGCATCTTATCTTCTGCATCAAGCATTGCCATGGCAGCTTGCAGCGGCGCGGGGCAGCTGGAGAAGGGCTCTCACCACGGGCAGGGAGGTGGTTCGAGGCTCTGGGCTGGTGCAGAGAATGACGCTGCCTGGAGGGATTTGCTCCTGGTGCCAGGGAGCGCTGTTCCAGGGGGAATGGTGGGGAGGGTAGTGGCAGCCAGTAACATCTGCTGCTCGGCGTTCAGATGGTGTCAACCAATGTCACAGCTCTGGCAGCCCGAGGTGTCCTGGTGGCCAACAGCTCGGAGGCTTTCGCAGGGCTTGgatgtttttctggaaaagcagattGTCCCCAGATAGGTCAGATAAGGAGCGTGGCCTCTCCATCTTCTGGAAGGTAAAAATATTCATGACCCAGGACATGCACCCTTTGGGGGAGGCTGTCTTGCAGCGCCCGCTCTGggtgccaggggctggggggtcccctgggggatgctggggagcccTCCCCGCATGAGCTGGCTGTGAATGGTGCCATTCCCCATGGCCGTATTCCTCCTTCCCAGCCTAAACCAGAAGATAATGACATGCTTAAACTCAGTTTGTGCGTTCCCCACCGACACCTGGACTTTCTGTTGAATCTCATCCTGACTAGTTTAGGACTATCTCAGGGAAGTGAAAGTTTACTGTCTAAAGAAGAAcagatgtggtttttttctccatccaACCTTGAAATCTCATGCTCCAGGTGGCCAGCATCTCCCGAGCCACTAGCAGGGCTCTCTTGCTTGGCCTGTTTGCCTGGCGTGAGGGGGGTGCTGATAAGACCTCAGTGCTACCGCTCATTTCAGGCCAGTGCAAAACAGCTCCTCGCGGTTCCCAAGTGATTTCCATGAAACTTTTTCAACATCTTCTCCTACAACCACCTCTTCCCTATAGCTGACGGCTCAAAGAAAGCCCTGAACTGGTGACAGGAGCTGGGAACATGCTGTCCTGCGTGCTCGAAGCCAATGATCCCTATTGCTGCATAATCTCATCTGGAGCAGTTACTCCAACGGCCACAGTCTGCATCTCATCAGGGCCAGATGGATGCCTGTattggtttgctttggttttctaaACCAAACTGATGTGAATAGTGTCTattttggttgggtttgtttcaGCTGTTTTGATCAAATGCTCTTGAGCTTTGTATTTGAAACCACCGAATCTGGCCCCGAGTTTTGCCTTTAATTTGCAAAACCTGTGCCGGGAGCACTGTCTTCTCTGCGGACGGACACAGGTTT
The sequence above is a segment of the Phalacrocorax aristotelis chromosome 21, bGulAri2.1, whole genome shotgun sequence genome. Coding sequences within it:
- the FMOD gene encoding fibromodulin translates to MRWATVLIIAGLCGASLGQYNEEEDMAWLQYYMRQSRMSSYNYMPYYEDENTPYVYSYLPAPDTEAEPGPEPQQAPSWQCPQECDCPPNFSSAMYCDTRNLRYLPFVPSRMKYVYFQNNQITAIQEGAFDNATELEWLALHNNQITSEKMGKRVFAKLKNLERLYMNNNNLTKMPSPLPRSLRELHLSYNQITKVPSNALEGLENLTALYLSHNYIFEMGASLKGLKSLILADLSYNHLRKVPDGLPMALEQLYLEYNYINTIPDDYFKVSPKLLYVRMSHNSLTNQGLSTNTFNSSSILELDLSYNRLQKIPRVNTNLENLYLQGNQINEFSISSFCTVVDVMNYSRLQVLRLDGNEIKRNAVPPDAPLCLRRATIIEI